A stretch of the Malus sylvestris chromosome 10, drMalSylv7.2, whole genome shotgun sequence genome encodes the following:
- the LOC126587286 gene encoding uncharacterized protein LOC126587286, whose amino-acid sequence MHQKSDSEVTMSVEQSTPPRSPRRPIYYVQSPSNHDVDKMSYGSSPIGSPQHHYYHCSPVHHSRESSTSRFSASLKNPRSMSTWRKLQRGDEVELSEDDESGSAVDDGGPARNIRLYFCFALLFVVLFTVFSLILWGASKAYEPRVIVKNIVFESFNIQAGSDRTGVSTELLSLNSTVRISYRNPATFFGVHVTSTPLELHYYQLKVASGQIENFYQARKTHRTIRTVVLGYQVALYGGISDIQHVKEDQQRVLIPLNLTFVVRSRADILGKLVKSKFYERIRCSVTLRGSTLGKHSNLTDYCVYD is encoded by the exons ATGCACCAAAAGTCGGATTCGGAGGTGACGATGAGCGTAGAGCAGTCGACGCCGCCGCGGTCGCCTCGCCGCCCGATTTACTACGTCCAGAGCCCCTCCAACCACGACGTCGATAAGATGTCGTACGGTTCGAGCCCCATCGGCTCGCCGCAGCACCACTACTACCACTGCTCCCCTGTGCACCACTCCCGCGAGTCCTCCACGTCGAGATTCTCCGCCTCCCTGAAAAACCCCCGCAGCATGTCCACCTGGCGGAAGCTGCAGCGCGGCGACGAAGTGGAATTGTCCGAAGACGACGAAAGTGGCTCCGCAGTCGACGACGGCGGCCCGGCGCGTAATATTAGGTTGTACTTCTGCTTCGCGCTGCTGTTCGTTGTACTCTTCACGGTGTTTTCTTTGATCTTGTGGGGCGCCAGCAAGGCTTACGAGCCTCGAGTCATTGTTAAG AATATTGTGTTCGAGAGTTTCAATATACAGGCGGGGAGCGACAGGACGGGGGTGTCGACGGAATTGCTGTCGTTGAATTCGACGGTTAGGATCTCTTACAGGAATCCGGCGACATTTTTCGGCGTCCACGTCACTTCTACTCCATTGGAGCTCCACTATTACCAGCTCAAGGTTGCGTCCGGGCAG ATTGAAAACTTCTACCAAGCAAGGAAGACGCATCGAACAATAAGGACGGTTGTGCTAGGGTACCAAGTGGCTCTTTACGGTGGAATTTCAGATATTCAACATGTTAAAGAGGATCAGCAGAGAGTGCTAATACCACTGAATCTGACGTTCGTTGTGAGGTCAAGAGCCGACATTTTGGGAAAACTAGTGAAGTCCAAGTTTTATGAGAGAATCAGATGTTCTGTCACCCTTAGAGGAAGCACACTAGGCAAGCACTCTAATTTGACAGACTATTGTGTGTACGACTGA